In Psychrobacter ciconiae, the genomic window AGTAATACGCCAAAATGGTGGTAAAGGCAAAGAAGAATACGGCAATCGCGATAAAGGTGTTTCCAAATTGACCATAAACCGACTGCATCGCCATTTGGGTGAAGGCAGGCGAGTTAATCTCAGTGGTAGCAGCGACATTTTGAACGATAAACTCACCGGCAGGCAATGTGCCTTGGATGTTGTACGTTCCCATCGTCAAAATCATAAACGCCGTTGCCGAACAAACCAGCAGCGTATCGACATAAACGGAGAATGCTTGAACCAGTCCTTGCTGAGCGGGGTGCTCAACTTCAGCTGCGCCCGCGGCGTGCGGTCCTGTGCCTTGACCGGCTTCGTTAGAGTAAATACCACGTTTTACGCCCCAGCCAATGGCAGCGCCAAACCCTGCTTGAGCGGTAAAGGCATCACCAATAATCAAGCCAAACACTTCTGGGATGCGCTCAAAGTTGGTAAACATGATGATCAAAGCAAGAACAATATAGCCTAATGCCATAAACGGTACCGCAAACTCGGTAAAGGTTGCAATCCGCTTAATCCCACCAAAAATGATAATTCCTAAAATAACCAGAATGATGACCAACGCCATCAAACGCATACTGCCAACATCCATGCCCAAAAGGTTAATGGTCGTACCTTCACCCATCACCTGAGTGACCGCGTTGATCACGCCGTTCGCCTGAACACCCGGCAAGAACATACCACAAGCAAAGATGGAGGCGACCGCAAACACCACCCCATACCAGCGCTGATTAAGCGCGCGCTCAAAATAATAGGCAGGACCGCCGCGATATTGACCAGTTACGGCGTCTTTTTCTTTATAAATCTGAGCAAGGGTGGACTCAACATAAGCGGTTGATGCGCCTAAAAACGCCACAATCCACATCCAAAAGACCGCCCCAGGACCACCAAATCCGATGGCGGCGGCAACCCCTGCAATGTTTCCCATACCAACGCGGCCAGCAAGCGAAACCGCAAGCGCCTGAAACGATGAGATACCATCGGCACTGGCTTTGCCACTAAACAATAAGCGAATCATCTCGCCAAACAAACGCACCTGAACAAAGCGCGTCATGATGGAATAAAACAATCCTGCGCCCAAACACAGATACACCAGTGCCGGACTCCAAATTATCCCGTTGACT contains:
- a CDS encoding alanine/glycine:cation symporter family protein — encoded protein: MENLVNIVNGIIWSPALVYLCLGAGLFYSIMTRFVQVRLFGEMIRLLFSGKASADGISSFQALAVSLAGRVGMGNIAGVAAAIGFGGPGAVFWMWIVAFLGASTAYVESTLAQIYKEKDAVTGQYRGGPAYYFERALNQRWYGVVFAVASIFACGMFLPGVQANGVINAVTQVMGEGTTINLLGMDVGSMRLMALVIILVILGIIIFGGIKRIATFTEFAVPFMALGYIVLALIIMFTNFERIPEVFGLIIGDAFTAQAGFGAAIGWGVKRGIYSNEAGQGTGPHAAGAAEVEHPAQQGLVQAFSVYVDTLLVCSATAFMILTMGTYNIQGTLPAGEFIVQNVAATTEINSPAFTQMAMQSVYGQFGNTFIAIAVFFFAFTTILAYYYIAEVNVSYLTRFISRNANRTGLFLVKVLIMAMVAYGGLNSAGYIWTIGDIGVGLMAWLNIVGILIIFFVAKPTLTMLKDYERQRKEGVEHYDFDPAKFGIKNAPYWEERHQKRQEALREIELGRQSLDKEPK